In Chloroflexota bacterium, one DNA window encodes the following:
- the trpD gene encoding anthranilate phosphoribosyltransferase — protein sequence MSDLVRGALAAVVDGRTLSMDEARGAMGAVMDGAATASQLAALLVALRMRGETIEELAGFAAAMRERVVRVTAPQGAIDIVGTGGDHSGTFNISTTAALVVAAAGVPVAKHGNRAITSRSGSADVLDALGIRTDHDAASATAALASMQFAFLFAPAFHPAMRHAGPTRREIGIRTAFNLLGPLTNPAAVDRLVVGVGDAAAAPRLAAVLRLLGTERALVVYGAGVDELPLDGSGVIHDVSPDGIAIRTVAPETLGLQRAETTELAGGTPEENARLVERVLSGEPGPRRDVVLLNAAAAFVVAGRSATLEEGIATAASTIDSGGPTHLLGRLRDERRDHDELLASSTRPTTGATTGGPRGAPA from the coding sequence ATGAGCGATCTCGTGCGAGGGGCGCTCGCGGCGGTCGTCGACGGTCGAACGCTCTCGATGGACGAGGCCCGCGGCGCGATGGGCGCGGTCATGGACGGCGCCGCCACCGCCTCGCAGCTCGCCGCCCTGCTCGTCGCGCTGCGGATGCGCGGCGAGACCATCGAGGAGCTGGCCGGTTTCGCCGCCGCGATGCGCGAGCGGGTCGTGCGGGTCACAGCCCCGCAGGGGGCGATCGACATCGTCGGCACCGGGGGCGATCACAGCGGGACGTTCAACATCTCGACGACGGCGGCCCTCGTCGTCGCGGCCGCCGGCGTCCCGGTGGCGAAGCACGGCAACCGGGCGATCACCTCGCGCTCCGGCTCGGCGGACGTCCTCGATGCCCTCGGGATCCGGACGGACCATGACGCGGCGTCCGCCACGGCGGCACTCGCCTCGATGCAGTTCGCCTTCCTCTTCGCCCCGGCATTCCATCCGGCGATGCGTCACGCCGGGCCGACCCGCCGCGAGATCGGCATCCGGACCGCCTTCAACCTGCTCGGACCGCTGACCAACCCGGCCGCCGTGGATCGGCTCGTGGTCGGCGTCGGCGACGCTGCCGCCGCCCCGCGACTCGCCGCCGTCCTCCGTCTCCTCGGGACCGAGCGGGCGCTCGTCGTGTACGGGGCGGGCGTGGACGAGCTGCCGCTCGACGGGAGCGGCGTCATCCACGACGTCTCGCCCGATGGGATCGCGATCCGGACCGTGGCACCCGAGACGCTCGGCCTGCAGCGAGCGGAGACCACCGAGCTCGCCGGCGGGACGCCGGAGGAGAACGCCCGCCTCGTCGAACGCGTCCTGTCGGGCGAGCCGGGACCGCGACGCGACGTGGTCCTCCTCAACGCCGCCGCCGCGTTCGTCGTCGCCGGCCGGAGCGCGACGCTCGAGGAGGGGATCGCCACCGCCGCCAGCACCATCGATTCCGGCGGCCCGACGCATCTCCTCGGTCGGCTGCGGGACGAGCGGCGCGATCATGACGAGCTCCTCGCCTCGTCGACCCGCCCGACGACCGGCGCGACGACCGGCGGGCCCCGGGGAGCCCCGGCATGA
- a CDS encoding aminodeoxychorismate/anthranilate synthase component II, producing the protein MILVIDNYDSFTFNLVQALQAAGADVRVLRNDAITGDGIMVLADDPSAALRGIVISPGPGDPGSAGVSVPAIGVAAARGIPLLGVCLGMQSLAAAYGASIVRAPTLVHGEATEVTHDGAGLLAGMPPSFMAARYHSLCVDAGTLPTELRVTAMSEVDRVVMGLRHVSLPLEGVQFHPESILTPDGPHLLANFLRQAGEGEASRLDAVSGSFATAGMADR; encoded by the coding sequence ATGATCCTCGTCATCGACAACTACGACAGCTTCACCTTCAACCTCGTCCAGGCCCTCCAGGCAGCCGGTGCGGACGTCCGCGTCCTCCGCAACGACGCGATCACCGGCGACGGGATCATGGTGCTCGCGGACGACCCTTCGGCTGCGCTTCGCGGAATCGTCATCTCGCCGGGGCCCGGCGACCCTGGCAGCGCCGGTGTCTCCGTGCCGGCGATCGGCGTCGCCGCCGCTCGAGGGATCCCCCTCCTCGGCGTCTGCCTCGGGATGCAGTCGCTCGCGGCGGCGTACGGGGCGTCGATCGTCCGCGCCCCCACCCTCGTCCATGGTGAGGCGACCGAGGTGACCCACGACGGGGCCGGGCTCCTGGCCGGGATGCCGCCGTCGTTCATGGCCGCCCGCTATCACTCCCTGTGCGTCGATGCGGGGACGCTCCCGACCGAGCTCCGCGTCACCGCGATGAGCGAGGTGGACCGGGTCGTCATGGGCCTTCGCCACGTCTCGCTGCCGCTCGAGGGCGTCCAGTTCCACCCGGAATCCATCCTCACTCCGGACGGTCCGCACCTGCTCGCGAACTTCCTCCGCCAGGCCGGCGAGGGTGAGGCCAGCCGTCTCGACGCCGTCAGCGGGTCGTTCGCGACGGCCGGGATGGCGGACCGATGA
- a CDS encoding anthranilate synthase component I family protein — MSTTDPLSLGEAKRLAGAADTVLLRATRAADLETPIGAFLRLDDGGPAYLLESVEGGERLGRYSFLGIGPRRLLDVRDGRATILTRPLSVAEYDPSLPSETVPSGDPLAALRAFVPRRRVAPLEGMPRFTGGAVGALSYDAASTFEPTVPLPPDDPVGVPLAAYIEADLVLVFDHLTHTLSAIASLHTEAPDFEGRYRIAEAAIFETLERTARPSAAEIAAPATRDATGSAVTAVRTSLGHDEYIRAVEVAKDAIASGEAIQVVLARRQTFDLPVTADGTTLDGIAIYRALRRVNPSPYLFFVRTPSFEVVGASPELLLQVEGDRLTTHPIAGTRPRGATAAEDELLAEQLQRDPKERAEHIMLVDLGRNDLGRVARPGTVAVTKYLEVERYSHVLHLVSHVEARLAPGLDAVDGLRSVFPAGTLSGAPKVRAMQLIAAAERERRGLYGGAVGYLGYDGNLDTAITIRSAVLRDGQAHIHSGAGIVAGSVPEREFEETEHKAAALRRAIDIAVGADDRPLLAGRLPADESVAPAGGIGR, encoded by the coding sequence TCCGCTCAGTCTCGGTGAGGCGAAGCGCCTCGCTGGCGCGGCCGACACCGTGCTCCTCCGGGCGACGCGTGCGGCGGACCTCGAGACGCCGATCGGCGCGTTCCTCCGCCTCGACGACGGGGGCCCGGCGTATCTCCTCGAGTCCGTCGAAGGCGGCGAGCGGCTCGGCCGCTACTCCTTCCTCGGCATCGGGCCGCGGCGACTCCTCGACGTTCGCGACGGACGGGCCACCATCCTGACCCGGCCATTGAGCGTCGCCGAATACGACCCGAGCCTGCCGAGCGAGACGGTCCCGTCCGGCGACCCCCTCGCCGCGCTCCGCGCCTTCGTGCCGCGCCGGCGGGTCGCGCCGCTGGAAGGGATGCCCAGGTTCACCGGCGGCGCGGTCGGCGCCCTGTCATACGACGCTGCGTCGACCTTCGAGCCGACCGTCCCGCTCCCGCCCGACGATCCGGTCGGCGTGCCGCTCGCCGCATACATCGAGGCGGACCTCGTCCTCGTCTTCGACCACCTGACCCACACCCTCTCGGCGATCGCCTCGCTCCACACGGAGGCGCCGGACTTCGAGGGGCGATACCGGATCGCGGAGGCCGCCATCTTCGAGACGCTCGAGAGGACGGCGCGGCCCTCGGCCGCCGAGATCGCCGCCCCGGCGACGCGTGACGCGACCGGATCAGCGGTTACCGCGGTCCGGACGAGCCTCGGCCACGATGAGTACATCCGCGCGGTCGAGGTGGCGAAGGACGCGATCGCGTCCGGCGAGGCCATCCAGGTCGTCCTCGCCCGCCGACAGACCTTCGACCTCCCGGTGACCGCGGACGGCACCACGCTCGACGGCATCGCGATCTATCGCGCGCTCCGCCGGGTCAACCCGAGTCCGTACCTGTTCTTCGTCCGGACGCCGAGCTTCGAGGTCGTCGGCGCGAGCCCCGAACTGCTGCTCCAGGTCGAGGGCGACCGGCTCACGACCCACCCGATCGCCGGCACCCGCCCGCGCGGCGCGACAGCGGCCGAGGACGAGCTCCTGGCCGAGCAACTGCAGCGCGATCCGAAGGAGCGAGCCGAGCACATCATGCTCGTCGACCTCGGCCGCAACGATCTCGGGCGGGTCGCCCGGCCGGGCACGGTCGCCGTGACGAAGTACCTCGAGGTCGAGCGCTACAGCCACGTCCTGCACCTCGTGTCGCACGTCGAGGCGCGTCTGGCGCCCGGCCTCGACGCCGTCGACGGACTCCGCTCCGTCTTCCCCGCCGGGACCCTCTCCGGGGCGCCGAAGGTCCGGGCCATGCAGCTCATCGCGGCCGCGGAACGGGAGCGCCGGGGGCTCTACGGCGGGGCGGTCGGCTACCTCGGCTACGACGGGAATCTCGACACGGCGATCACGATCCGTTCGGCCGTCCTCCGCGACGGCCAGGCTCACATCCACAGCGGCGCGGGGATCGTCGCGGGCTCCGTCCCGGAGCGCGAATTCGAGGAGACCGAGCACAAGGCGGCGGCGCTCCGGCGAGCGATCGACATCGCCGTGGGAGCCGACGATCGACCGCTCTTGGCGGGCCGGTTACCCGCTGACGAGTCCGTCGCGCCGGCCGGCGGGATCGGCCGATGA